The genomic DNA CGAACACGGCCTCGAAGTAGGGCGGGCCGATCGAGATCTTGCCCCAGTCCAGCACGTCCAGCACCACTGGATACAGCGTGCCCAGCAGCACCGAGGCGGCCGCCACGGTCAGCACCACGTTGTTGGCCAGCAGCAGCGATTCGCGCGACAGCAGGGCGAAACCGCCGCCCAGGCCGACCTTGGGCGCGCGCCAGGCGTACAGCGCGAGCGAGCCGCCGACCACCAGGGTCATGAAACCCAGGATGTACAGGCCGCGGCCCGGATCGACCGCGAAGGCGTGCACCGAGGTCAGCACGCCGGAGCGCACCAGGAAGGTACCCAGCAGGCTGAGCGAGAACGCGCAGATGGCCAGCAGCACCGTCCAGCTGCGGAAGGCGCCGCGCCGCTCGGTGACGATGAGCGAATGGATCAGCGCGGTGCCCGCCAGCCACGGCATGAAGGAGGCGTTCTCGACCGGGTCCCAGAACCACCAGCCGCCCCAGCCCAGCACGTAGTAGGCCCAGGCGCTGCCGAGCAGGATGCCGATGGTCAGGAAGGTCCAGGCCGCCAGCGTCCACGGCCGCACCCAGCGCGCCCACAGGGCGTCCAGCTCGCCCGACAGCAGCGCCGCGATGGCGAAGGCGAACGCCACCGAGAAGCCGACATAGCCCATGTACAGCATGGGCGGGTGCACGATCATGCCCGGGTCCTGCAGCAGCGGGTTGAGATCACGGCCGGCCATGGCCGGCGGCATCAGGCGTTCGAAGGGATTGGACAGGAACAGCAGGAACAGCAGGAAGCCGGCGCTGATCCAGCCCATCACCGCCAGCACCCGGGCGACGAAGGCCGGCGGCAGGCGCGCGCTGCGCAGCGCCACCGCCAGGGTCCAGGCGCTGAGCAGGTACAGCCACAGCAGCAGCGAGCCTTCGTGGCCGCCCCAGACAGCAGCGAAGCGGTAGGCGGCGGGCAGGTCGGCGTGCGAGTTGGCCGCCACGTACAGCACCGAATAGTCGTTTTGCAGGAACGACCAGGCCAGGCAGCCCATGGCCACGGTGGCCAGGCCGAACTGCGCCACGGCCGCCGGCCTCGCCACCGCCATGCCCGGCCGCCAGGCCGTGGCGGCGCCGACCAGCGGCAGCGTGCCTTGCACCAGCGCCGCCAGCAGCGCCAGGATCAGGCTGAAAAGGCCGATCTCCGGGATCATCGCGCGTCCGCCCGCGCCGTGTTGCTGGTGGCGCCAGCGGCGGCCCGCTTGAGCGCGTCGGCGGCCTCGGGCGGCATGTAGTTCTCGTCGTGCTTGGCCAGCACCTCCGATGCATGGAGCACGCCGTCGGCGTCGAGCTTGCCGGCGGCCACCACGCCCTTGCCCTCGCGGAACAGGTCGGGCAGCAGGCCCTGGTAGGTGACGGGAACCGCGTGCGCGGTGTCGGTGACGATGAAGCGCAGCCGCAGGCCATCGCGTTGAACCGAGCCTTCCTGCACCAGTCCGCCGACGCGGAAACTGCCGCTGGCGGGCGCCTCGCGCGCCGCCACCTGGGTTGGCGTGAAGAAGAACACCAGGTTCGATTGCAGCGCATTGAGCACCAGCGCGACGGCCGCGGCCAGCAGGCCCAGGCCGCCCAGCAGCGCCAGCACGCGGCGCCGGCGCGGGCTCATCGGCCGTCCCCGGCGCGCAGGCGGGCGGCGCGGCGGCGCGCCCGCGCCCGGCGCCACAGCGTGCCGGCTTCCCAGGCAATCAGGGCGAGTGTGACGCCGTAGGCGCCCAGCAGGTAGGGGCCATGGCCCTGCAACGAGAACAGCGCGTCCCAGCTCATCGGCGCTCCCGGGGCGGTTCGGCCGAGGCCGGCTCGCGTTCGGCGATGATGCCGCGCACCCGCGCCAGCGACGCGGCCGCGCTGTACAGCCAGAACGCCGCCACCATCAGCAGCATGGCCGCCAGCATGACGCGGGCCATGCTGGGGGCGGTGGTCAGGTTGATCGAGGCGCCCTGGTGCAGCGTGCTCCACCAGCGCACCGAGAAATAGATGATGGGCACGTTGACCACGCCGGCCAGC from Achromobacter xylosoxidans includes the following:
- the ccmE gene encoding cytochrome c maturation protein CcmE produces the protein MSPRRRRVLALLGGLGLLAAAVALVLNALQSNLVFFFTPTQVAAREAPASGSFRVGGLVQEGSVQRDGLRLRFIVTDTAHAVPVTYQGLLPDLFREGKGVVAAGKLDADGVLHASEVLAKHDENYMPPEAADALKRAAAGATSNTARADAR
- the ccmD gene encoding heme exporter protein CcmD, which gives rise to MSWDALFSLQGHGPYLLGAYGVTLALIAWEAGTLWRRARARRRAARLRAGDGR
- a CDS encoding heme lyase CcmF/NrfE family subunit: MIPEIGLFSLILALLAALVQGTLPLVGAATAWRPGMAVARPAAVAQFGLATVAMGCLAWSFLQNDYSVLYVAANSHADLPAAYRFAAVWGGHEGSLLLWLYLLSAWTLAVALRSARLPPAFVARVLAVMGWISAGFLLFLLFLSNPFERLMPPAMAGRDLNPLLQDPGMIVHPPMLYMGYVGFSVAFAFAIAALLSGELDALWARWVRPWTLAAWTFLTIGILLGSAWAYYVLGWGGWWFWDPVENASFMPWLAGTALIHSLIVTERRGAFRSWTVLLAICAFSLSLLGTFLVRSGVLTSVHAFAVDPGRGLYILGFMTLVVGGSLALYAWRAPKVGLGGGFALLSRESLLLANNVVLTVAAASVLLGTLYPVVLDVLDWGKISIGPPYFEAVFVPLMTPAIFLMGVGPVARWKQAKVPELGRRLGIAFAVSVATAVLLPLAMPGPARLGSPLVVLGLWLAAWSVASAAAHAWQRLTDGDGHWPRRLARQPRAWYGMLLAHAGIGVFIAGATLANGYEVKQELRLELGAEQEAGGYRFTFTALAPASGPNYSAQRAEFRVTRADGQPVTTLYPEKRHYTVQDMPLSQAAIDSGFSRDLFVALGEPAGATAWTVRIQVKPFMAWIWSGCLLMALGGLLAAGDRRYRQETVRAPHPRAGAMPAASREGY